ATTGCCTCCGGCCCCCTCGCCAGCGGATCGATTACCTCATAGCGTTCGCCAGCACTTGTGCTGCCTTCACTCATGCACGATTGCCCTTTTCCCTGCCTCACCCTATCCCGCCGCGCATGACCAGCAACAGCCTGACTTTCGCAGTGCCCAAGGGGCGCATCCTCGACGATGCGCTGCCGCTGATGGCGCGCGCGGGCGTGGTGCCCGATGCCGCCTTTCACGACAAGGCCAGCCGTGCGCTGAGCTTTGCCACCGAAGGCGGCGACATGCGCATCATCCGCGTGCGCGCATTCGACGTGGCGACATTCGTGGCCCACGGCGCGGCGCAGGTCGGCATCGTGGGATCGGACGTGATTGAGGAATTCGATTATCCGGACCTCTATGCGCCCGTCGATCTCGACATCGGGCACTGCCACCTCGCCGTGGCGGAACCGAAAGGCGGCGCGGCAGACACAAGCGGCGCCAGCCACCTGCGCGTCGCGACCAAGTATCCGAACATCACCAGCCGCTATTTCGAGAAGCGCGGCATCCAGGCCGAATGCGTCAAGCTGAACGGCGCGATGGAACTGGCGCCCTCGCTCGGCCTTGCAGGGCGGATCGTCGACCTCGTCTCCAGCGGGCAGACGCTGAAGGACAACGGGCTGGTCGAAACCGGCCATATCATGGACATTACCGCCCGGCTGATCGTCAACCGCGCCGCGCTGAAGACCGACCTGCGCGTCGGCGCGCTGGTGGAACGGTTCCGGGCCATCGCAAGCGAAAGGAAGGCCGCATGATGCAGCGCCTTTCCGCAAGCGATCCCGATTTCGCCAAGCGCTTCGACCGGCTGGTGAAGGACCGCCGCGAATCCGGCGACGACGTGTCGCAGGACGTGCGGGGCATCCTCGCCCAGGTCCGCGATGCGGGCGACAGGGCGCTGGAGGACTACACCCAGCGTTTCGACGGCCACTCGCTGACGGCGGACCTCGCCAGCTGGCGGATCACGCCGCGCCAGTGCGAGGCGGCGTGGGACACGCTCGATCCGTCGCTGCGCGATGCCCTCACCCTCGCCGCCGACCGCATCCGCGCCTATCACGAGGCGCAGC
This sequence is a window from Alteriqipengyuania flavescens. Protein-coding genes within it:
- the hisG gene encoding ATP phosphoribosyltransferase; translated protein: MTSNSLTFAVPKGRILDDALPLMARAGVVPDAAFHDKASRALSFATEGGDMRIIRVRAFDVATFVAHGAAQVGIVGSDVIEEFDYPDLYAPVDLDIGHCHLAVAEPKGGAADTSGASHLRVATKYPNITSRYFEKRGIQAECVKLNGAMELAPSLGLAGRIVDLVSSGQTLKDNGLVETGHIMDITARLIVNRAALKTDLRVGALVERFRAIASERKAA